The following are from one region of the Acidobacteriota bacterium genome:
- a CDS encoding ABC transporter permease, with amino-acid sequence MNRLSQTKLIRSQLRLFQSWVEGLRIALDAVLSNRLRSGLTIIGVVIGIAVVTLVAALLEGAQRFIADTAAGLGPGIVRIEKAAFQDFQGDGQAFVEARAKRPDITIEQLSRLRERLGKRLDIGGQVDASLPVQNGNRSLDGIVFQGVTPNITALSALKLQWGRELTPLDDQYRRAVCVIGSDVAEYLFPTDIPVGKLIKLGTNQYEVVGVYAPRGSSIGASQDGFVQVPLGTYAKAFGARSRSIAILAKAKPEYELSTAELVEQVEFGMRQVRRLQPSEENDFSVTTAKSIEAFAGQITGIVAAVLYPLTTIALVVGGIVVMNMMLASVTERTREIGIRMALGASKKDILIQFLTESVLLTSFGGVVGIGLAAGLIWTVVKLTALPLRLPLWALGASLAQSLLVGIVFGVVPARRAAKLDPIEALRTE; translated from the coding sequence ATGAACCGACTTTCACAAACCAAACTGATTCGCTCACAACTCCGGCTTTTTCAAAGCTGGGTTGAAGGGTTGCGAATTGCTCTCGATGCGGTGCTTTCCAATCGCCTTCGTTCAGGATTGACCATTATTGGGGTCGTGATTGGAATCGCGGTTGTCACGCTGGTGGCTGCTTTGCTGGAAGGCGCGCAACGATTTATTGCCGACACGGCGGCTGGATTGGGGCCAGGGATTGTTCGAATTGAGAAAGCTGCTTTTCAAGACTTTCAAGGTGACGGCCAGGCATTTGTCGAAGCCCGCGCCAAACGTCCTGATATCACCATCGAACAGTTATCCCGGCTCCGCGAACGGTTAGGAAAACGCCTCGACATCGGTGGTCAGGTGGATGCTTCACTGCCGGTTCAAAACGGGAATCGGTCACTGGATGGCATTGTGTTTCAAGGGGTTACACCAAATATCACGGCACTCAGTGCTTTGAAATTGCAATGGGGCCGTGAATTAACACCGCTTGATGATCAATATCGGCGGGCAGTGTGTGTCATTGGCTCGGACGTGGCTGAGTATCTGTTCCCAACTGACATTCCCGTCGGCAAGCTGATCAAACTTGGCACCAATCAATATGAAGTGGTTGGCGTCTATGCTCCACGTGGGTCGTCAATCGGAGCTTCACAGGATGGATTTGTTCAGGTGCCGCTGGGAACGTACGCCAAAGCTTTTGGTGCGCGTTCGCGTTCGATTGCCATCCTTGCCAAAGCGAAGCCGGAATATGAACTCTCAACTGCTGAACTGGTCGAACAGGTCGAATTTGGCATGCGTCAGGTGCGGCGGCTTCAACCCTCTGAAGAAAATGACTTTAGCGTTACAACCGCGAAAAGTATCGAAGCCTTTGCCGGCCAAATCACCGGGATTGTCGCCGCTGTTTTATATCCACTCACTACCATTGCCCTTGTGGTTGGTGGAATCGTGGTGATGAACATGATGCTGGCTTCTGTCACCGAACGAACCCGCGAAATCGGTATTCGCATGGCGCTTGGTGCCAGTAAGAAAGATATTCTGATCCAGTTTTTAACTGAATCAGTGCTGCTGACCAGCTTTGGAGGAGTTGTCGGAATTGGGTTGGCGGCTGGTTTAATCTGGACGGTTGTCAAACTCACGGCGTTACCGCTTCGACTTCCGCTCTGGGCGCTGGGCGCTTCGCTGGCGCAATCCCTGCTGGTCGGTATTGTCTTCGGCGTTGTTCCCGCTCGGAGAGCTGCCAAACTTGACCCGATTGAAGCTTTGAGAACAGAGTGA
- a CDS encoding VCBS repeat-containing protein → MISVHEFSKSIQRTRFFRWKLAVVVFLMVTVVLCFNPINGYFLLTDADDKATRIAIGVQGLPSLAGVGDFNGDHHPDVLLVGSGADDGHQVDFWSVRFGDGKGGFVLESEFRTMADATSLAIGDFTGDGKDDYAVTYTTTLFLAIHASNGEGIFPFLNGVELDSFPVGLGTADFNQDQKLDLVVLEAGFGAGSNVAILLGNGDGGFQNPQRIAVGRGSRSLVIADINGDQHPDIATANAGSNDVSLLINTTIQPAARTLVFDQTTIENIGNSPATIAAGNFNQDGIPDLVVGTTNGVMFLAGTGNGSFAEAQTVLSGKKVQSGQLYVNSGDFNGDGITDVVVSPFGNRASKIVILFGSASKPLQQKLKLTAGNNPLQVVTGNIDGNHQTDLIVFNRQPQQVTVVLNV, encoded by the coding sequence ATGATTTCAGTCCATGAATTTTCCAAATCTATCCAGCGTACGCGTTTTTTCCGGTGGAAGCTGGCCGTCGTGGTTTTTTTGATGGTGACGGTGGTTTTATGTTTCAACCCAATCAATGGATATTTCCTCCTGACCGATGCCGATGACAAAGCCACCCGGATTGCCATCGGCGTCCAGGGGTTACCGAGTCTGGCCGGCGTCGGAGACTTTAACGGCGATCATCACCCGGATGTGCTTCTGGTTGGAAGCGGCGCCGATGATGGCCATCAGGTTGATTTTTGGTCAGTGAGGTTTGGTGATGGCAAAGGCGGGTTTGTGCTTGAAAGCGAGTTTCGGACCATGGCCGATGCCACGTCGCTGGCGATTGGGGATTTTACCGGGGATGGGAAAGACGATTATGCCGTGACCTATACCACGACCCTGTTTCTGGCAATCCACGCCAGTAACGGTGAGGGGATATTTCCATTTCTCAATGGCGTGGAACTCGACAGTTTTCCAGTTGGGTTGGGAACTGCAGATTTCAACCAGGACCAAAAACTGGATCTGGTTGTGCTTGAAGCTGGGTTTGGGGCCGGCAGCAACGTTGCGATTCTCCTGGGAAACGGAGATGGTGGATTTCAGAACCCCCAACGGATTGCAGTTGGACGCGGGTCACGTTCGCTGGTCATTGCCGACATCAACGGCGACCAGCATCCAGACATTGCCACCGCCAATGCCGGATCCAATGATGTTTCCTTGCTCATCAACACCACGATTCAACCGGCAGCCAGAACCCTTGTTTTTGACCAGACAACCATTGAAAACATCGGAAACTCACCCGCGACCATCGCTGCCGGAAATTTTAATCAGGATGGAATACCGGACCTGGTCGTTGGGACAACCAACGGCGTGATGTTCCTGGCTGGGACTGGAAATGGGTCGTTTGCCGAAGCCCAAACTGTCCTCTCGGGAAAAAAAGTACAAAGTGGCCAACTGTATGTAAATTCAGGAGATTTTAACGGAGATGGAATCACGGATGTGGTGGTGTCTCCGTTTGGAAATCGCGCTTCGAAAATTGTGATTTTGTTTGGGAGTGCGTCAAAACCACTCCAGCAGAAACTCAAACTGACGGCTGGAAACAATCCGCTCCAGGTCGTGACGGGAAATATTGATGGCAACCATCAGACGGATTTGATTGTTTTCAACCGCCAGCCACAGCAAGTCACAGTGGTGTTGAATGTGTAG
- a CDS encoding DUF3160 domain-containing protein: protein MTDKILFVQSPEELIGLKGELAEAQEHIGQITVEEFQTQFDRSHTFLDHISWNIGQVNLGKGYLAPEKALEKPNYAGFAGRLPLTTHEQTQVRKNGFVITSRLQSDSFGQLYYKIYSEDLPVFITSDSILHAWHRSFDRILTDIEANGLSWMLREICDGMLAQISHAKAEYGSGILGESLNDAEYFLSVAKALVEGDGFIPLGTGNWIFPDLNERWEILRENDPERGEFCEFSGNYLCYTLQSKTDPSIKYHLTREENSVIYYSECKLTVENILYYASRPDIEDSAEGEGQRFFSIIRKFLDLGILTPDQVPAAFLEKPACSPRVTSTLAAIKGEQSQQFELFGKSRTVDFSQFKPRGKYTETIDLQNYFRAMMWCGQIDLRVAENPEDCSLRELGVALVLYDLLQRSGKYETWQHFDRLLTELIGPADSMNFDDLKFLFSMAGMTSISNITDESQLQRLQTMIDEGLLGVQQIAGESFESPVGPERKILPRSFCLFGQRFNLDGWALGQCTFDRIEWNGQKVPRRIPSCLDIAFSVLGNDDTVPFLVDRIQTSDGVPFRDGLPYQHQLAALRKVIDEQPERAWNSSIYALWLATLRELSKPTTSPEYPEVFRTHAWAMKTLNTQLASWTQLKHDTLLYAKQPYTGHIGCSFPAGYVEPVPAFWERFQTMVNQFRTLLERTKFIQPAVTPVDIEIIETDEDTEVRHHPRPEISVRWIEFLTRFSDTLNTLKEIACKQLNHDALSAEEIRFLRDVAEVNEGSGRAEYRGWYPKLFYPGPWLCAREDYVIADVHTAGPDARLGDPGGVLHQAIGPVNLMVVGVESTDGTILYGGPVFSHYEFRSTGTQRLTKAEWTQCVENNQLPTVPEWMQALE, encoded by the coding sequence ATGACAGATAAGATTTTATTTGTTCAATCGCCTGAAGAACTCATTGGGCTGAAAGGTGAACTGGCTGAAGCCCAGGAACACATCGGGCAAATCACAGTCGAGGAGTTTCAAACCCAATTTGACCGCAGCCACACATTTTTGGATCACATTTCCTGGAACATTGGGCAGGTTAATCTTGGAAAAGGCTACCTCGCGCCTGAAAAGGCTTTAGAAAAGCCAAATTATGCCGGTTTTGCCGGGCGATTGCCGTTAACCACTCACGAACAAACTCAGGTGCGAAAGAACGGCTTTGTGATCACAAGTCGTTTACAATCAGATAGTTTTGGGCAACTCTATTACAAAATTTATTCTGAAGACTTACCTGTGTTTATCACTTCGGATTCGATTTTGCACGCCTGGCACCGGTCGTTTGATCGCATTTTGACGGACATTGAAGCCAATGGATTGTCGTGGATGCTCCGTGAAATTTGTGACGGAATGCTGGCTCAAATCTCACATGCCAAAGCTGAATATGGCAGCGGAATTTTGGGTGAAAGCCTCAATGATGCCGAGTATTTTCTATCGGTGGCAAAGGCACTGGTTGAAGGCGATGGGTTTATCCCACTTGGAACTGGAAACTGGATTTTTCCTGATCTGAATGAGCGATGGGAAATCCTTCGAGAGAATGATCCAGAGCGAGGTGAATTCTGTGAATTTTCGGGGAACTATTTGTGCTATACCCTTCAATCAAAAACGGATCCGTCAATCAAATACCATTTAACCCGTGAAGAAAATTCGGTCATCTATTACTCCGAATGCAAACTGACGGTTGAAAACATTCTGTATTATGCCAGCAGACCTGACATTGAAGATTCTGCTGAGGGTGAAGGGCAGAGATTCTTTTCAATCATTCGGAAATTCCTCGATCTTGGTATCTTAACCCCAGATCAAGTACCAGCCGCATTTTTGGAAAAACCTGCCTGTTCACCACGGGTAACCTCGACACTGGCAGCCATCAAAGGTGAACAATCACAGCAATTTGAGCTTTTTGGAAAGTCTCGAACTGTTGATTTTTCACAATTCAAACCACGTGGCAAATATACTGAAACCATTGATTTACAAAACTATTTTCGAGCCATGATGTGGTGTGGGCAGATTGATTTACGGGTGGCGGAAAACCCGGAAGACTGCTCGCTCCGTGAACTTGGGGTGGCCCTGGTTTTATACGACCTGCTGCAGCGGTCTGGAAAATATGAAACCTGGCAGCATTTTGACCGACTGTTGACTGAATTGATTGGACCGGCGGATTCGATGAATTTTGATGACCTCAAGTTCTTGTTTTCAATGGCTGGAATGACCTCAATCTCAAACATCACGGATGAGTCACAACTTCAACGCCTCCAAACAATGATTGATGAAGGTTTGCTTGGCGTTCAACAGATTGCCGGTGAATCATTTGAATCTCCCGTTGGACCAGAGCGGAAGATACTCCCCCGGTCATTTTGTCTTTTCGGGCAACGATTTAACCTTGACGGCTGGGCCCTGGGGCAGTGTACCTTTGACCGAATCGAATGGAACGGCCAGAAAGTCCCCCGGCGGATCCCATCCTGCCTGGATATCGCTTTTTCAGTACTGGGAAATGATGACACGGTGCCATTTTTAGTGGACCGGATTCAAACATCTGACGGTGTTCCGTTTCGGGATGGATTGCCCTATCAGCATCAGTTGGCGGCGCTCCGAAAAGTTATTGATGAGCAGCCCGAACGTGCGTGGAATTCAAGCATTTATGCCCTCTGGCTGGCGACCTTGCGGGAATTATCCAAACCAACCACCAGCCCGGAATACCCGGAGGTTTTTCGCACCCACGCCTGGGCGATGAAAACGCTCAACACACAACTGGCTTCGTGGACACAACTCAAACACGACACGCTGCTCTATGCCAAACAGCCGTACACAGGGCACATTGGATGTTCGTTCCCGGCGGGGTATGTCGAGCCAGTGCCGGCCTTTTGGGAGCGTTTTCAAACGATGGTCAATCAGTTCCGCACGCTTCTTGAGAGAACAAAATTCATACAGCCAGCGGTGACACCCGTAGATATTGAAATCATTGAGACTGATGAGGATACAGAGGTCCGTCATCACCCCCGACCAGAAATTTCAGTCAGATGGATTGAATTTCTCACTCGCTTTTCCGACACGCTCAACACACTCAAAGAAATTGCCTGCAAACAACTCAATCACGACGCCCTTTCGGCTGAAGAAATCCGATTTTTACGGGACGTGGCCGAGGTCAATGAAGGGTCAGGTCGGGCCGAATATCGCGGGTGGTATCCAAAATTGTTTTATCCCGGGCCGTGGCTGTGTGCCAGGGAAGATTATGTCATTGCCGATGTCCACACCGCCGGGCCGGATGCGCGGTTAGGCGATCCGGGAGGTGTGCTCCATCAGGCGATTGGCCCGGTCAACTTGATGGTGGTTGGCGTTGAATCAACGGACGGCACGATTCTCTATGGCGGACCTGTGTTTAGCCATTATGAGTTCCGGTCAACCGGAACCCAACGTCTCACCAAAGCTGAATGGACACAATGCGTTGAAAACAACCAGCTTCCGACAGTTCCGGAATGGATGCAAGCGTTGGAGTGA
- the nrfH gene encoding cytochrome c nitrite reductase small subunit, giving the protein MKFTTRLTRLTKTKLIVISVILGLATGLGSYTFIYAKGYSYLTNDPNACANCHIMQEQFDGWVKSSHRNAATCNDCHTPSGFVAKYANKASNGFWHSFGFTTGWFHEPIQIKPHNREITENACRKCHTSIVEAIEPHGLPQNQLDCLQCHRNVGHLH; this is encoded by the coding sequence ATGAAATTCACGACCCGACTAACCAGGCTCACCAAAACCAAGCTGATTGTGATCAGCGTCATTCTTGGACTGGCGACAGGGCTCGGCTCTTATACTTTTATTTACGCCAAGGGCTATTCCTATTTGACCAACGATCCGAACGCCTGTGCCAACTGTCATATCATGCAGGAACAGTTTGACGGCTGGGTGAAATCCAGCCATCGCAACGCCGCGACCTGCAATGATTGTCACACTCCATCCGGTTTTGTGGCCAAATATGCCAACAAAGCGTCAAATGGATTCTGGCATTCATTTGGCTTTACCACCGGTTGGTTTCACGAACCGATTCAAATTAAGCCGCATAACCGTGAAATTACCGAAAATGCCTGCCGAAAATGCCACACCAGCATTGTGGAAGCAATTGAGCCGCACGGACTTCCACAAAATCAATTAGATTGCCTGCAGTGTCATCGCAACGTCGGACACCTGCACTGA
- a CDS encoding prolyl oligopeptidase family serine peptidase, whose protein sequence is MLLPLTPVPAFAQKEKETASKPAFALTIDNIMRGPELVGTTPTQVRWSRDSQNVYFSWKEPGEPREKDPDTFVVNRDGSNLQRMSEVDVKNAPPITADLSKNKEFSVFDRYGDLFLYNHLNGRSTQLTKTTEPESNPHFTVDQKHIFFTRDGNLFLLSLESGTLQQLSNFRSRPGPDEKEKGTDSQEFLKQEEKTLLEIVRQRAKKREEREAKAKERLPLKPFTIPGNLSLQSLELTPDQKYILASFTEEPSRSKIANVPFFVTESAYTELAPTRNNVGDLQTRYKMAVVTLATGDVKFVEHGLKTTKKPKPEAGKEPAGEPQTIDRDVYYGSVFWSEDGSKAALQLRAFDNKDQWVTTLDPATAKINILHTIHDDAWVDGPGVSTLGWLPDNQNLYFEWERDGYAHLYTIPAAGGQPKQLTSGQFEVDNVQISEDKTRWYFTSNEVHPGEIHFYSMPLEGGTRTKLSTLPGSNLASVSPDGTMLALIRSYTNRPPEVYLQPNQAGAEAKQVTTSPTAEWLAYPWIDPPIVTFQARDRATVYARLYKPKTAVKGGPAVIFVHGAGYLQNAHKYWSYYYREFMFHHLLMEKGYTVLDVDYRASAGYGRDWRTGIYRHMGGKDLDDQVDAARWLVSAHGVDAKRIGIYGGSYGGFITLMALFTQPDVFASGAALRPVTDWAHYNHEYTSNILNSPQDDPEAYRRSSPIYFAEGLKGHLLICHGMVDLNVHFQDSVRLAQRLIELRKENWELAVYPVEDHSFVESTSWADEYKRILKLFEQTLKPARK, encoded by the coding sequence ATGTTGCTTCCGCTGACACCAGTCCCAGCCTTTGCGCAAAAGGAAAAGGAAACTGCCTCCAAACCAGCCTTTGCATTGACGATTGACAACATCATGCGCGGACCGGAACTGGTGGGAACGACACCAACCCAGGTTCGCTGGTCGCGTGACAGCCAGAATGTCTATTTCAGTTGGAAAGAACCTGGTGAACCGCGAGAAAAAGACCCGGATACCTTTGTGGTCAATCGGGATGGAAGCAATCTGCAACGAATGAGCGAAGTTGATGTCAAAAATGCACCGCCCATCACGGCAGACCTTTCGAAGAATAAAGAGTTTTCTGTTTTTGATCGCTATGGCGACCTGTTCCTCTACAACCACCTCAATGGCCGGTCAACACAATTGACCAAAACCACTGAACCTGAATCAAATCCACACTTTACGGTTGATCAAAAGCACATTTTCTTTACCCGGGACGGCAATCTCTTTTTGCTTTCGCTTGAAAGTGGCACCCTCCAGCAGCTTTCGAATTTTCGTTCCAGGCCCGGTCCCGATGAAAAGGAAAAAGGGACGGACAGCCAGGAATTTCTGAAGCAGGAAGAAAAAACGCTGCTGGAAATAGTCCGGCAACGAGCCAAAAAACGTGAAGAACGCGAAGCCAAAGCCAAAGAACGGCTTCCGCTCAAGCCGTTTACCATTCCAGGCAATCTTTCACTGCAAAGCCTCGAACTCACTCCAGACCAAAAATACATCCTGGCGAGTTTTACCGAAGAACCTTCGCGGTCCAAAATTGCCAATGTTCCATTTTTTGTAACCGAGTCGGCTTATACGGAGCTGGCGCCAACCCGGAACAATGTCGGCGACCTTCAAACCCGCTACAAAATGGCCGTGGTGACACTGGCCACTGGCGATGTGAAGTTTGTCGAGCACGGTTTAAAAACCACCAAAAAGCCAAAACCCGAAGCCGGAAAAGAGCCTGCCGGTGAACCGCAAACCATTGATCGTGATGTGTATTACGGTTCTGTATTTTGGTCCGAAGATGGATCAAAAGCTGCGTTGCAATTGCGGGCGTTTGACAACAAAGACCAGTGGGTGACGACGCTGGACCCGGCAACCGCCAAAATCAATATTCTCCACACAATCCACGACGATGCCTGGGTGGATGGCCCAGGAGTATCAACCCTTGGCTGGCTCCCTGACAATCAGAACTTGTACTTTGAATGGGAACGCGACGGTTATGCCCATCTCTACACGATTCCAGCCGCTGGCGGACAACCCAAACAATTGACCAGCGGCCAGTTTGAAGTGGATAACGTCCAGATTTCGGAAGACAAAACTAGGTGGTATTTCACTTCAAATGAAGTTCATCCTGGGGAAATCCATTTTTATTCGATGCCGCTCGAAGGTGGCACCCGGACCAAACTTTCCACTCTGCCTGGATCAAATCTGGCATCGGTTTCACCAGACGGCACGATGCTGGCGCTGATTCGGTCCTATACCAACCGCCCACCGGAAGTATATCTCCAACCAAATCAGGCTGGCGCTGAAGCCAAACAAGTGACCACTTCGCCAACGGCTGAATGGCTTGCCTATCCCTGGATTGATCCACCGATTGTAACATTTCAAGCCCGGGACCGAGCCACGGTGTATGCCCGTTTGTACAAACCGAAAACCGCCGTCAAAGGTGGCCCGGCAGTGATTTTCGTCCACGGGGCCGGGTATTTGCAGAACGCCCACAAATACTGGTCATATTACTATCGTGAATTTATGTTCCATCATTTGTTGATGGAAAAAGGATACACGGTACTTGATGTTGATTATCGTGCCTCGGCTGGGTACGGACGTGACTGGCGCACCGGCATCTATCGGCATATGGGTGGAAAAGACCTTGATGATCAGGTGGATGCGGCCCGCTGGCTTGTTTCTGCCCACGGCGTGGATGCCAAGCGAATCGGTATCTATGGCGGAAGTTACGGCGGATTTATTACGTTGATGGCACTCTTTACCCAGCCGGACGTGTTTGCCTCAGGTGCGGCGTTGCGTCCGGTGACGGACTGGGCGCATTACAATCACGAATACACGTCAAACATTCTCAATTCACCCCAGGATGACCCCGAAGCCTATCGCCGGAGTTCTCCGATTTACTTCGCTGAAGGCTTGAAAGGACATTTGCTCATTTGCCATGGCATGGTGGATCTGAATGTGCATTTTCAGGATTCGGTCCGACTCGCCCAACGGCTGATCGAATTGCGGAAAGAAAACTGGGAACTGGCTGTCTACCCGGTCGAAGACCACAGCTTTGTCGAAAGCACAAGCTGGGCTGACGAATACAAACGGATTTTGAAGCTTTTTGAACAGACGTTGAAACCAGCCAGGAAGTGA
- a CDS encoding putative metal-dependent hydrolase gives MTDLRYPVGKFPFERNDYSDADREAAIEDIASLPQKLRDAVAGLTDEQLDTPYRPDGWTIRQVIHHVADSHVNSYIRFKLALTEHEPTIKPYAEALWAEFPDGKSFPVEISLQLLDALHARLVNLLKTRSPEDFDRTLLHPEMGPLNLHKMTALYGWHSRHHLAHITSLKERLGWQ, from the coding sequence ATGACCGACCTTCGCTATCCGGTGGGAAAATTCCCGTTTGAACGCAACGATTACTCTGACGCCGACCGGGAGGCTGCGATAGAAGACATTGCCAGCCTGCCGCAAAAGCTCCGCGACGCTGTGGCGGGTTTAACTGATGAGCAGCTTGATACGCCCTATCGCCCTGACGGCTGGACAATCCGGCAGGTGATCCATCACGTGGCTGATAGTCATGTCAACAGCTACATCCGATTCAAACTCGCGCTCACCGAACATGAGCCGACGATCAAGCCTTATGCCGAAGCACTCTGGGCCGAGTTTCCAGATGGGAAAAGCTTCCCGGTGGAAATTTCACTCCAACTGCTCGACGCACTGCATGCGCGACTGGTCAACCTGCTGAAAACCCGATCCCCCGAAGACTTTGACCGAACCCTGCTGCATCCTGAAATGGGCCCGTTGAACCTTCATAAAATGACGGCTTTGTATGGCTGGCACAGCCGCCACCATCTGGCACATATCACTTCGCTCAAAGAACGCCTGGGCTGGCAGTAG
- a CDS encoding ABC transporter permease, whose protein sequence is MRHQLLKDIFITVLESLRANKLRSALTLLGVIIGVTVVVMVGAVLTGLSARIAAISERSAPNVIYFTKEEKIGPSFRSPTPEERQRKDLTYEDALAVVALDSPLGVSPQKIRGSYGPTADKPTMTARGREAINPLVLGVWDNFPDLVSVNIENGRFFTETERRNRSQVVVIGSGIARQLFDTLDPIGEEVKIDGSLYRVIGVLASAAGQGVIGSDELDERIVYAPFETVAKQYPNIEGVVIVVRAPTGKVDEVTDHVTATLRIRRKVSTEAPNNFGVNRAEQVFDAVNQILAGLALIVVPVALAGLLVGGVGVMNIMLVSVTERTAEIGVRRAIGARKRDILTQFLIESVILTTFGGIIGIVVGLGIALIIRLVISFPVAVPLWAILAGFGTSATVGLIAGMYPAVRAAKMDPVVAIRNM, encoded by the coding sequence ATGCGTCACCAACTTCTAAAAGACATTTTCATTACGGTTCTGGAATCGTTGCGGGCCAATAAACTGCGGTCAGCCTTGACACTGCTGGGCGTCATCATTGGTGTGACGGTCGTGGTGATGGTTGGTGCGGTGTTGACCGGGCTTTCGGCTCGAATTGCCGCCATTAGCGAACGCAGCGCGCCAAATGTGATTTATTTCACCAAAGAAGAAAAAATTGGCCCTTCATTTCGCTCCCCAACGCCGGAAGAACGCCAGCGCAAAGACTTGACCTATGAGGATGCTCTGGCCGTAGTGGCGTTGGATTCTCCGCTGGGTGTTTCACCACAGAAAATTCGCGGGAGTTACGGACCGACAGCGGATAAGCCCACTATGACTGCCCGTGGCCGCGAAGCAATCAACCCGCTGGTGTTGGGTGTGTGGGATAATTTCCCGGATCTGGTTTCAGTCAATATTGAAAATGGACGCTTTTTTACTGAGACCGAGCGTCGAAACCGGTCACAGGTGGTGGTGATTGGCTCAGGGATTGCCCGCCAGTTGTTTGATACCCTGGATCCGATAGGTGAAGAAGTGAAAATTGACGGTAGCCTGTATCGGGTCATCGGTGTGCTGGCCTCGGCGGCAGGTCAGGGAGTGATTGGCAGCGACGAACTCGACGAACGAATCGTCTACGCGCCATTTGAAACGGTTGCCAAACAATACCCGAATATCGAAGGCGTCGTGATTGTGGTTCGGGCCCCGACTGGCAAAGTTGACGAAGTTACTGACCATGTCACCGCAACCCTTCGCATCCGCCGGAAAGTCTCCACCGAAGCCCCAAACAATTTCGGCGTCAATCGGGCCGAACAGGTCTTTGATGCCGTCAATCAAATTTTAGCCGGGCTGGCCTTGATCGTGGTGCCGGTTGCACTGGCCGGACTTCTGGTCGGAGGCGTCGGCGTGATGAATATCATGCTGGTTTCAGTCACTGAACGAACAGCCGAAATTGGCGTTCGGCGTGCGATTGGCGCTCGCAAACGAGATATTTTGACTCAATTTTTGATTGAATCGGTGATTTTGACGACGTTTGGCGGCATCATCGGAATTGTGGTTGGGCTTGGTATTGCCTTGATCATTCGTCTGGTAATCAGCTTTCCGGTGGCGGTTCCACTTTGGGCGATTCTGGCTGGATTTGGAACTTCGGCCACGGTGGGACTGATTGCCGGAATGTACCCGGCAGTTCGAGCCGCCAAAATGGACCCGGTGGTGGCAATTCGAAATATGTGA